The Gemmatimonas sp. UBA7669 genome segment GCAGGTCTTGGTCCACACGGCCTGACCGGCGGTGGCCTGCGAATCGGTGTACACCTTGGGCAGCGAATCCTGGCCCCGCTGCAAGGCCCAGTGGGAAATCGGCGCGCCGGGAGCCTGCGCCGTGCTGCGCGTGCCGGCAGCCACGCTCGCCGCCACCACGGCGGTGAGCAAAACGGTCTGGAAGATCGTGGTTCGGTGCATATGCAGTGAACGTGTTGGGGGCGTGGTTCGCTGGCAAGCCGCGCGGGCGAGGTCTGTTGAAGCGTCTGTTGAAGCATCTGGTCCTACCCCGATTGCGACGCTCTGTCCCGCCGGGCATTTTCGGGCGATGGATTCGACCCCCTCCTCTACGTCCCCCGCCCTGCCGCCTGTTCCCGGCGAGCACACCGTCCCTGACATTGCGGTGCCCGATGGCACGGTGCCCCGGCGTGATTTTCTCAAGCTGGCTGGCGCCGGCGCCGGACTGCTGGCTGTTGGCTGCGCGCCGCCCGTTCCCTTTGCCGCAGCTCCCGCGCCCGGCCTCGCTGGCGGCCGCAGCGGCGCGTCGTCGTCCACGCATGTGGTGGTGATTGGCGCCGGCGCCTGGGGTGGATGGACCGCCTATCATCTGCGTGCGCGCGGAGTGCGCGTCACGCTGGTCGACCAATACGGACCCGGCAATTCCCGCTCCACCTCCGGCGACGAAACCCGCGGCATTCGCTCGTCCTACGGCGACCGCGCCGCCGGCGAGCTCTGGACACCGTGGGCGCGCACGGCCATCGCGCGTTGGAAGGTGTTCGAGAAGGAATGGGGGCCGGTGTTCCGCACGCAGTTCTGGCATGAAACCGGCGACGTGATCATGCGTGCCACGCGCGAGCCATTCATTACGCGCACGATCGACTTGTGGACCAAGAACAACGTGCGCCACGAAGTGCTGAGCGGCGATGAGGCGCGCAAGCGCTGGCCCGTGATCAAGGCCGACGACATTGGCGTGGCCATCTATGAACCCGATGCCGGCGTGGTGCGATGCCGCGCGGCCACGCAGGCCGTGGCCAGTGCGGCGCAGAAGATGGGTGTGGAGCTCGTGATTGGTCGCGTGACGCCGGGTCCCATCGTGAATGGGCAGATGGATGGCGTGGTGCTCGACAACGGCACGGTGCTGCGCGGTGATGCGTACGTGTTTGCCTGCGGCCCCTGGCTGCGCAAGCTGTTTCCGTACATGGAGAACCGCATGCGCATTCCCATTGGCCACGCGCTGTACTTCGGTGTGCCCATGGGCGACACGCGTTTCACGTTTCCCAACCTGCCGAGCTACAACTTCCCAGGCGTGACCGGGTGGCCCATGCTGCCGGTGGACAGTCGTGGTTTCCGCGTGCGTGGCGCCATTGCCGCGCCTCCGCCACCGGCGGGCACACCGGCGCCGGCGCCGTCCGCATCCACCCCATCGGCGCCCGATCCCACGCTGCAGGACCCCGACCTCAGCTCTCGCTGGACCAATCAGGATCGCGTCGATGGGGCGCGACGTTTCCTGCAGGCGCGCTTCCCCCTGCTGGCCAATGCGCCGCTACTCGAAACACGCGCCTGTCACTACGAGTCGAGCATCAATCAGAACTTCATCGTGGACCACGTGCCCGGCACCGGCAACGCATGGATTGCCGGCGTCGGGCAAGCCGAGGGCTTCAAGTTCGGGCCGGTGGTGGGAGAATACGTGGCGCAGCGCGTTACCGGTGTGGTAGGCGATCCCGAACTGGTGAAGGCCTTCGCTCTACCCAAGAACGAGTACGAGCGCCCACCGGGTTAACCTTATCTCCCCGCCATCTCACGTCTCCGTCTCGTGAGATACGGCAGGACGAACAGGTAGAG includes the following:
- a CDS encoding NAD(P)/FAD-dependent oxidoreductase yields the protein MDSTPSSTSPALPPVPGEHTVPDIAVPDGTVPRRDFLKLAGAGAGLLAVGCAPPVPFAAAPAPGLAGGRSGASSSTHVVVIGAGAWGGWTAYHLRARGVRVTLVDQYGPGNSRSTSGDETRGIRSSYGDRAAGELWTPWARTAIARWKVFEKEWGPVFRTQFWHETGDVIMRATREPFITRTIDLWTKNNVRHEVLSGDEARKRWPVIKADDIGVAIYEPDAGVVRCRAATQAVASAAQKMGVELVIGRVTPGPIVNGQMDGVVLDNGTVLRGDAYVFACGPWLRKLFPYMENRMRIPIGHALYFGVPMGDTRFTFPNLPSYNFPGVTGWPMLPVDSRGFRVRGAIAAPPPPAGTPAPAPSASTPSAPDPTLQDPDLSSRWTNQDRVDGARRFLQARFPLLANAPLLETRACHYESSINQNFIVDHVPGTGNAWIAGVGQAEGFKFGPVVGEYVAQRVTGVVGDPELVKAFALPKNEYERPPG